In the Acomys russatus chromosome 11, mAcoRus1.1, whole genome shotgun sequence genome, one interval contains:
- the Mrps18b gene encoding 28S ribosomal protein S18b, mitochondrial: MRGGPAVRRACVKMAASLRHTLQRRLPTLLRSSYGVQVPLQTLCTKGGPDEDSPSSLPISPYENEPWKYLDSEEYQNRYGSRPVWADYRRNHKGGVPPQRTRKTCIRKDKIAGNPCPICRDHKLHVDFRNVKLLEQFVCAHTGVIFHAPYTGVCMKQHKRLTQAIQKARESGLLSYYVPQVEPRDADLSTVHGAVSVTPPPPTLLSGEPWYPWYRWQQPPERELSRLRRLYQGNLLEESGPPPESMPEVPTPPAEASTEQTGSHSA, encoded by the exons ATGCGCGGCGGTCCGGCCGTACGCCGGGCGTGCGTCAAGATGGCCGCCTCCTTGCGGCACACGCTGCAGAGGCGGCTTCCTACCCTCTTAAGAAGTTCCTACGGAGTTCAG GTCCCCCTCCAGACTCTTTGCACCAAAGGTGGTCCTGACGAAGATTCTCCATCCTCACTTCCCATCTCCCCTTACGAAAACGAGCCTTGGAAGTATCTGGATTCAGAAG AATACCAGAACCGGTATGGTTCTCGCCCTGTTTGGGCTGACTACCGCCGCAACCACAAAGGTGGTGTGCCACCACAGCGGACCCGAAAGACATGTATT CGGAAGGATAAAATAGCTGGAAACCCATGCCCCATCTGCCGCGACCACAAGCTGCACGTTGACTTTAGG aaTGTGAAGCTCTTGGAGCAGTTTGTGTGTGCCCACACGGGGGTCATCTTCCACGCCCCGTACACAG GAGTCTGCATGAAGCAGCACAAGAGGCTGACCCAGGCCATCCAGAAAGCCCGGGAGAGTG GTCTCCTCAGCTACTACGTTCCCCAGGTTGAGCCCCGAGATGCTGACTTGAGTACCGTGCATGGAGCTGTCAGTGTTACTCCACCGCCCCCCACCTTGTTGTCGGGTGAGCCGTGGTACCCGTGGTACCGCTGGCAACAGCCACCGGAGAGAGAGCTGTCCCGCCTTCGCCGGCTCTACCAAGGAAATCTCCTAGAAGAAAGTGGACCCCCACCTGAGTCAATGCCTGAGGTGCCCACTCCACCAGCTGAGGCTTCCACTGAGCAGACCGGCTCCCATAGTGCTTAG